The sequence below is a genomic window from Salinispira pacifica.
TCTCCGGAACAGATGCACAATTCCCCGTAGAATAGGGATTGACATCCAGAATGGGAGGAGAATGCGGGCGTCGGAAAGGATTTTTCTACGGTCCAGCTCCAGGATCTCGTCTATATCCTTGATGGTTTCATTGTGCATATCCAGGAATCCAATACATTGATTTTTCAATGCATCCGGGGTGCTCCGTTCCTGGCTGAGCAAATACAGCAGTTCGAATCGAAGAAGTGTGAAAAGCAGAGGGTACCGTTCCCTCAGTCTGTTGGTCACATGAATCCGGAATTTCTCATCATCATCCATGGTATCCAGCCGGTCATTTTCCATCATTGCCGAATACCAGCTGTTTTTATAAAAGTCTCTGAATTGCTTGCTGGCCCGGACCCGCTGATTTTCCAGCACTTTACCCACCGAACTGGCGAACATATACACCTGGCTGTCATCTGGAAGCTGAAGCCGCAGTAATTCGGGCAGAGCGGCCTTTTCCGGAGTCGTGGTCTTGGCTTCCAGAAATTCATTCAGACTCTCCCGGCTGTACTTTTTCAAAAGAGGAATGCCCTTATCATCTTTCATGCCTTTGATTTCTGTGAGGGTGAAGGCATATGGCGGCTTTTTCATGTTCTGTTCAAGATATTTGAGAGCTCCCGCCTCATCCTTCTTTTTCTGTTCCTTCCCTTTGTGGAAAACACAGTAATATCCGATCATATATGCGGCCTGACAGAAATTGTGTTCCTCTTCCATCTTATCCGATTTGCTCTCGTATTCCTTGATAATAAAGGTTGATAATTGAGTCCAGACCTGAAAGGAAAACTCCGATGCCTCAACCACGGTACGGGCCGCCGCCTCCGGTGACTGGGTGATGATTCTCATCAAATCCTTCACCGCCACCTCTCTGCCTTTGAAGATGGGGACCAATTTCTGTGAGATGTAGGAGTGGTTGCGCTGCTGCTGCAGATATTGACGGATCTTCTGAATGGATGCGCTGATCATCTCCTTCTTCAGCAGGGCGGAGGTCGTTACCAGACTCTTCAGTCCCGCGGGAAACAGAATCCGGATGATTCTGGGTTTCTCCAGGTCCTTGCTGAGCCATTCCACAAATTCTTTTTTTATGTCAATGGCCTGAATTCGTTCTTCAGGAATTTCAAGGGAAAGGTTTTCTTCGGTGGCAAGGGGCAGGCCGAAGTCCTCCATAATTTTCTTATAATAATTCCGGATTTTTTCGTGGAAGTACAGTTCATAAAAGATGGAAACAGGTTGATCCTGGCTTTTCTGAATCTCGATTTTTCCGTTCTGTTCAAGGCTTCGCAGATGATGGGAAAGGGTTCTATGAGCATCCTGCCTGAGATCCTGCATGTGGGGATTCTCAAGCTCATTCTGCTGAAGATACCGTTCGGTGAATGTCAGCAGCTGACTATAGCTGATTGAGGGGTTCTTGTACTGTTTAAGATATTGCGTGATAAGACGTTGAACATCAATTGGGGATGACATGGCTCTGTACACTCCTCATATATCAGTTATAACACACTATGTGTTCTGGTAACAGTCCATTTATCTCCACAAATATCTCCTTTCGATTTGACAAAACTGAAAAAAAGTCGCTATCATCCTAAAGATATGAAGAAAACATATAACGTACCAGGAACACCTATTCTTCTGCTTTTGGTCCTTCCTCTCTTTTCCGCATGTACCAGCATCGATCCTGTTGATACACAAAGTGAAGAAGCGAAGATCCAGGCTGAGGAACAGCAACAGGAAGAACAAAGCGAACCGGCCGTGGAAGAACCCGAAACAGCTCAGGAAGATTCTCAAAAAGATTTTGAAGTGAGCGAAGAGGTCTTTGATCAGACCTTCATTGAGGTTGAAGCGGTGATTGCGGAGCTGAACAGTCTGATCCGTCAGGAAAAGTACCAGGAATGGCTCAGCTATCTGACGGAGGATTACCGGAAATACTACTCCTCTCCGGAACAGCTTGAACGCTATTCCCAGAGCGAACGCCTGCAGTCCGCCGGGATTGAGTTGGAAACGCTGGAAGACTTCTTCCTTCATGTGGTGGTGCCAAGCCGGGCCAATCTCCGTCTTGATGATCTGGTTTTTCTGGACGAAAAGAGCGTTGAAGCCATTATGATTGTGCGGGATCAGCGCATCAGCGTCTATCGTCTCCGATTAGTGGACAATGAGTGGAAAATTGAACGATAGTAATATACAATAGAAGTGATTTGAATAATTCTGTATGTAAGGATTTACCACACAAGGAGCGTGCTATGAAGGTATTGAAGGGATTGCTTCCTCTCGTCCTGATCTTCCTTTTTGTTGTTTCCGGGCTGAGTGCCCAGGAAGAGGACAGCGGTTCTCTTACCATTGAGGAATTGTATTTAAGTTCAGATATTGAGATTCAGCTGATTCGCAGTCAGGCCGTCTCCGAAAACCGGGATAACAAGATTCTGGCTCTCCAGACCATCCGCCAAATGCTGGATGACGGCAGAGTCACCCAAAACGACCAGGCAGTTGTTGTGGTTCTTGAGTCCCTGGCCGGCGAAGGAGTTACAAAAACCGTTCGCTCCGGAGGGCGGGTAGTGAATAACTATCCTGAAGTGCGTCGTCAGGCCGTACAGCTGCTTGGGCAGATCGGCGGTGAACGGGCGCAGGAGATTCTGTTCGATGTTGTTGATGATGATCCCGAGCCCATGGTTCTTTCCGAAGCGGTATATGCTCTGGGTGTTATCGGAAGCAATGAAAATATGCGTACTACCCTGTATCTTGCAGATGTACTGGACAGGAACACCGCACGGGTGAATCCCGACAATAATCTGGCGTTCGCCAGCCTTCTGTCTCTGGAAAAGCTTATGCGGTCAGAGGAAGGCATCGCCGATCCGGATGTTCTGGCATCTCTTCTGGACGTGGTTGGAGGGAACTACATTCAGACTGTTCGTC
It includes:
- a CDS encoding HEAT repeat domain-containing protein; this encodes MKVLKGLLPLVLIFLFVVSGLSAQEEDSGSLTIEELYLSSDIEIQLIRSQAVSENRDNKILALQTIRQMLDDGRVTQNDQAVVVVLESLAGEGVTKTVRSGGRVVNNYPEVRRQAVQLLGQIGGERAQEILFDVVDDDPEPMVLSEAVYALGVIGSNENMRTTLYLADVLDRNTARVNPDNNLAFASLLSLEKLMRSEEGIADPDVLASLLDVVGGNYIQTVRLKALDVIEQLREMGR